From one Brevundimonas sp. PAMC22021 genomic stretch:
- a CDS encoding thioesterase family protein yields MARSVLQPREDREVFVVPLEVLPEHIDANGHVNNVVYVGWLQDAGTAHWNARFSEEDRNRWSWVALRHEIDYLRGIEPGAQGVVARTWVGAPQGPRFSRYVRIEDAQGRVCAQGVSEWCLVDAQTLRPQRIPPFMLAVFDTVAASA; encoded by the coding sequence ATGGCGCGGAGCGTGCTTCAGCCGCGCGAGGACCGCGAGGTCTTCGTCGTGCCGCTCGAGGTTCTGCCTGAGCACATCGACGCCAACGGCCACGTCAACAACGTCGTTTATGTCGGCTGGCTGCAGGATGCCGGCACGGCGCACTGGAACGCGCGCTTTTCCGAGGAAGACCGCAACCGCTGGTCCTGGGTCGCGCTGAGGCATGAGATCGACTATCTGCGCGGCATAGAGCCGGGCGCGCAGGGCGTGGTCGCCCGCACCTGGGTCGGCGCGCCGCAAGGGCCGCGCTTCAGCCGCTATGTGCGGATCGAGGACGCCCAGGGCCGGGTCTGCGCCCAGGGCGTATCGGAATGGTGCCTGGTCGATGCGCAGACGCTGAGGCCGCAGCGTATCCCGCCGTTCATGCTGGCGGTGTTCGACACGGTGGCGGCAAGCGCCTAG
- a CDS encoding NADH:flavin oxidoreductase/NADH oxidase produces MSQLFSPVAMGPLQLKNRVAIAPMCQYSAVDGLPQPWHVQHIGRLAISGAGLTIIEATGVEPEGRITPDDTGLWNDEQEAAFARILADIRTYSDQPIGVQLAHAGRKASTHAPAKGGEALGPDEGAWETLAPSAIAFKDGWHTPKAMDEADMQRVTDAFVQAAQRADRAGFDVVELHAAHGYLLSEFLSPLSNQRTDEYGGSPENRMRFPMRVAQALRDAWPRTKALGVRFNGSDWVDGGIALEEVTAFGRALHEMGYDYLHLTSGGNAAKASIPGREPGYQLRFAEAVKQAVPEALVMAVGMIFDPQQAEEIVASGSADIVAIARAALDDPHWPHHAAAALHSDEDLPVQYFGASKGLWAGYRG; encoded by the coding sequence ATGAGCCAGCTCTTCTCGCCCGTCGCCATGGGTCCGCTTCAGCTGAAGAACCGCGTGGCGATCGCGCCCATGTGCCAATATTCGGCGGTGGACGGCCTGCCCCAGCCTTGGCACGTCCAGCATATCGGCCGGCTGGCGATTTCGGGCGCCGGCCTGACGATCATCGAGGCGACGGGCGTCGAGCCGGAGGGCCGCATCACGCCGGACGACACCGGCCTGTGGAACGACGAACAGGAGGCGGCCTTTGCGCGTATCCTGGCCGACATCCGCACCTATTCCGACCAGCCGATCGGCGTGCAGCTGGCCCATGCCGGCCGAAAGGCCTCGACCCACGCTCCGGCCAAGGGCGGCGAGGCGCTGGGGCCGGACGAAGGCGCCTGGGAGACGCTGGCGCCATCGGCCATCGCGTTCAAGGACGGCTGGCACACCCCCAAGGCCATGGACGAGGCCGACATGCAGCGGGTGACGGACGCCTTTGTGCAGGCGGCCCAGCGGGCGGACCGCGCGGGCTTCGACGTGGTCGAACTGCATGCCGCGCACGGCTATCTGCTCAGCGAGTTCCTGTCGCCGCTGTCGAACCAGCGGACGGACGAATACGGCGGCTCGCCCGAAAACCGGATGCGCTTTCCGATGCGTGTGGCGCAGGCGTTGCGTGACGCCTGGCCGCGAACCAAGGCGCTGGGCGTGCGCTTCAACGGCTCGGACTGGGTCGACGGCGGGATCGCGCTGGAAGAGGTCACCGCCTTTGGCCGGGCGCTGCACGAGATGGGCTACGACTATCTTCACCTGACGTCGGGCGGCAACGCGGCCAAGGCCAGCATCCCCGGTCGCGAGCCCGGCTATCAGCTGCGCTTCGCCGAAGCCGTGAAGCAGGCGGTTCCAGAGGCCCTGGTGATGGCCGTCGGCATGATCTTCGACCCGCAACAGGCCGAAGAGATCGTGGCGAGCGGATCGGCGGACATCGTGGCGATCGCGCGCGCGGCGCTGGACGACCCGCACTGGCCGCACCATGCGGCGGCGGCGCTGCACAGCGACGAGGACCTGCCGGTGCAATATTTCGGCGCGTCCAAGGGGCTGTGGGCGGGGTATCGGGGGTAG
- a CDS encoding S1/P1 Nuclease gives MKRIVAAAVAAVVLALPAAQVEAWGSSGHRLIGVAAMRALPADLPAFLRSPGAIADVGELAREPDRWKGAGQPHDRERDTAHFIDLDDNGFALTAQGPGIDALPRLKSEYDAALTKAGLDVDDAGYLPYAMMDGWQQLVRDFAYWRVLSAQEARETNMERRAWYRVDRERREALILRDLGVLAHYVGDGSQPHHTSIHYNGWGDYPNPEGFTNSRQTHGVFEGAFTARIARLDAVEAAMPASQGGAFDVKARTVGYLKTTLGMVIPFYRLEKQGGFNETDPRGAAFVTERLAAGAAELRDWTVAAWTESATASVGWPAVKVAEVEAGAADPWIAMVGED, from the coding sequence ATGAAACGCATCGTCGCCGCGGCGGTCGCCGCCGTCGTCCTGGCCCTTCCGGCCGCCCAGGTGGAGGCCTGGGGATCGAGCGGACACCGGCTGATCGGGGTCGCGGCCATGCGCGCGCTGCCCGCCGACCTGCCGGCCTTTCTGCGCAGTCCGGGCGCCATCGCCGACGTGGGCGAGCTGGCGCGCGAGCCGGATCGCTGGAAGGGCGCAGGGCAGCCGCATGACCGCGAGCGCGACACCGCCCACTTCATCGACCTAGACGACAACGGCTTCGCCCTGACCGCACAGGGTCCCGGCATCGACGCCTTGCCGCGCCTGAAATCGGAATACGACGCCGCCCTGACGAAGGCCGGGCTCGACGTCGACGACGCCGGCTACCTGCCCTATGCGATGATGGACGGCTGGCAGCAGCTGGTGCGCGACTTCGCCTATTGGCGCGTGCTGAGCGCGCAGGAGGCGCGCGAAACCAACATGGAACGCCGGGCCTGGTACCGCGTCGACCGCGAGCGGCGCGAGGCGCTGATCCTGCGCGACCTCGGCGTGCTGGCGCACTATGTCGGCGACGGCTCGCAGCCGCACCACACCTCGATCCACTACAACGGCTGGGGCGACTATCCGAACCCGGAAGGCTTCACCAACTCGCGCCAGACCCACGGCGTGTTCGAAGGCGCCTTCACCGCCCGCATCGCGCGCCTGGACGCGGTCGAGGCCGCGATGCCCGCGTCACAAGGCGGCGCCTTTGACGTCAAGGCGCGCACGGTCGGCTACTTGAAGACCACCCTCGGCATGGTGATCCCCTTCTATCGGCTGGAGAAGCAGGGCGGATTCAACGAGACTGACCCGCGCGGCGCCGCCTTCGTGACCGAGCGTCTCGCCGCCGGGGCCGCCGAGCTGCGCGACTGGACGGTCGCCGCCTGGACCGAGAGCGCGACGGCCTCGGTCGGCTGGCCCGCGGTCAAGGTCGCCGAGGTCGAGGCCGGCGCCGCCGATCCCTGGATCGCCATGGTGGGCGAGGACTGA
- a CDS encoding DUF4168 domain-containing protein, which translates to MRAQRIAAVLSLTALTASVAGATFAQDAAAPAPAQEATPAAAAAPAQAATGEFTDAELKSYGAALPRVRAVSQALNGGQPTPEQTAELQAAVAATGLATERFNAIAQAAANDPVLQARIAVAAAPASAAGSVGASVTEDELSKFAAANQRLGAIAQSLNGAQPSPEQATEMQGIVAASGLEVERFNAIGQAVSQDEGLRARIALAQARSQGAAPAPAPAPAQ; encoded by the coding sequence ATGCGCGCACAACGTATCGCCGCCGTTCTCTCTCTCACCGCCCTGACCGCCTCCGTGGCCGGCGCCACGTTCGCTCAGGACGCCGCCGCTCCCGCTCCGGCCCAGGAGGCCACGCCCGCCGCCGCCGCCGCACCGGCCCAAGCCGCGACCGGCGAGTTCACCGACGCGGAGCTGAAGTCCTATGGCGCCGCCCTGCCCCGCGTGCGCGCGGTGTCGCAGGCCTTGAACGGCGGCCAGCCGACGCCCGAGCAGACCGCCGAGTTGCAGGCCGCCGTCGCCGCGACCGGCCTGGCCACCGAACGCTTCAACGCCATCGCCCAAGCGGCGGCCAACGACCCCGTGCTGCAGGCGCGCATCGCGGTGGCCGCGGCGCCCGCCTCGGCGGCCGGTTCGGTCGGCGCCAGCGTGACGGAGGATGAACTGAGCAAGTTCGCCGCCGCCAACCAGCGCCTCGGCGCTATTGCCCAGTCGCTGAACGGCGCCCAGCCGTCGCCGGAGCAGGCCACGGAAATGCAGGGCATCGTGGCCGCCTCCGGCTTGGAGGTCGAACGCTTCAACGCCATCGGCCAGGCGGTTTCGCAGGACGAGGGCCTGCGCGCCCGCATCGCCCTGGCCCAAGCCCGTTCGCAAGGCGCGGCGCCGGCGCCCGCCCCAGCCCCGGCTCAGTAG